One stretch of Rhipicephalus sanguineus isolate Rsan-2018 chromosome 10, BIME_Rsan_1.4, whole genome shotgun sequence DNA includes these proteins:
- the LOC119406597 gene encoding uncharacterized protein LOC119406597 encodes MQVSVPQSLFTKKSSNYFLLQLPSPRCCCTTVVECVRAVRLLLLLVSGDIESNPGPDAVLAELQKLSAGQSTLLNEVQGLKSQLLTTEHAQSDLAKRIADMEKHYQALLPLKAELELIKKNSVQAARKTVDLEARLDDAENRSRLNNLIFYGVPDANPSESYAQSEQLIIRHCHDHLGIDINPKDIDRVHRLGRHSGSRCRPIIAKFTFYKTKQEILSNGRKLRGTTYSIGEDFSRRVQNARRQLVEFARQKSSPFSLRYKTLHIGSKRYSFNETTKTVQEIQ; translated from the coding sequence ATGCAGGTTAGTGTTCCGCAATCTCTCTTCACTAAGAAGAGCAGTAATTACTTTTTGCTGCAGCTACCGAGCCCACGTTGCTGCTGTACAACTGTTGTTGAATGCGTCCGTGCCGTGAGATTGTTATTGTTGCTTGTATCGGGAGACATCGAGTCAAATCCGGGCCCTGATGCTGTTCTCGCTGAACTGCAAAAGCTTTCCGCGGGCCAGTCAACCCTCTTAAATGAAGTGCAGGGACTCAAAAGCCAACTACTAACAACAGAACACGCCCAATCTGACCTAGCTAAGCGAATCGCCGATATGGAAAAACATTACCAAGCTCTGCTACCCCTAAAAGCCGAACTTgaactaattaaaaaaaacagcGTTCAAGCAGCGCGCAAGACAGTTGACCTTGAGGCACGTTTGGATGACGCAGAGAACAGGTCACGACTTAACAATTTAATTTTTTATGGTGTACCAGATGCCAATCCCTCAGAATCGTATGCTCAATCTGAGCAACTTATCATTCGCCATTGCCATGACCACTTAGGCATAGATATAAACCCTAAAGATATTGATCGTGTGCATCGCTTGGGCCGCCATTCAGGCAGCAGATGTAGGCCAATAATTGCGAAGTTCACTTTCTACAAGACAAAACAAGAAATCCTTTCAAACGGACGTAAGCTGAGAGGAACGACATACAGTATTGGAGAGGATTTCTCGCGTCGTGTTCAAAATGCCAGAAGGCAGTTGGTCGAGTTTGCAAGGCAGAAGTCCTCTCCGTTTTCGTTACGCTATAAAACACTGCACATCGGCTCGAAACGCTACTCGTTCAATGAAACCACAAAAACAGTACAAGAAATTCAATAG